The following are from one region of the Phreatobacter oligotrophus genome:
- a CDS encoding TolC family outer membrane protein produces MTGLPLHRRRALSGVSLRVLLAAALAASLVAPAWAEGAPRPAQRSRVAAQPVGVTSLEAALARAFASNPDIQAQRGQVRATNETIAQARSAGLPQVSATAYAGVLATRSIMRGPPNTVDSATLGQRGVALTATQTLFDGWRTQNSVVQAQRLTEGQKQQLRAIEQSILLDVATSYVAVLTGHALVDVQRRNIGFLSTTLANARTRLASGVATPTDVSQAEARLSRGQADLSAVEADLQIARDRFARLVGAPAGAQLRPVRPLQALLPQSREAARDVAGTGNPAVLAAMEQVRAADAAVRIAQGQMLPQLAVQGQVSRDYDTATDTRRVDSAQMVGRVTVPLYSGGGQEAQVRQAQELLGAARLQLDSARLQARSAAFAGYTAYLNAGATIRAATAESQAAQVSVEGMQKQVDAGVRTLVELLNAQQDLVIARGRLIQAHGDRIVATFTILAATGRLEPARLGIASLVPAGQPVAPARSDWDVRGDAWHDLRTVPPAETRPSQQKRSGN; encoded by the coding sequence ATGACCGGCCTCCCGCTCCACCGTCGACGCGCCTTGTCGGGTGTGTCGCTGCGCGTGCTGCTGGCCGCGGCCCTTGCCGCCAGCCTTGTCGCACCCGCATGGGCCGAGGGCGCACCGCGCCCCGCCCAGCGCAGCCGCGTGGCCGCGCAGCCCGTCGGCGTCACCTCGCTCGAGGCGGCGCTCGCCCGCGCCTTCGCCAGCAATCCCGACATCCAGGCGCAGCGCGGGCAGGTGCGCGCCACCAACGAGACCATCGCCCAGGCCCGCTCCGCCGGCCTGCCACAGGTCAGCGCCACGGCCTATGCCGGCGTGCTGGCGACGCGCTCGATCATGCGCGGCCCGCCGAACACGGTCGACAGCGCGACCCTCGGCCAGCGCGGCGTGGCGCTCACCGCCACCCAGACCCTCTTCGACGGCTGGCGCACCCAGAACTCCGTGGTCCAGGCCCAGCGCCTGACCGAGGGGCAGAAGCAGCAGCTGCGTGCCATCGAGCAGTCCATCCTGCTCGACGTCGCGACCAGCTACGTCGCGGTGCTGACCGGCCACGCCCTGGTCGATGTCCAGCGGCGCAATATCGGCTTCCTCTCCACGACCCTCGCCAATGCGCGCACGCGCCTCGCCTCGGGCGTTGCGACCCCCACTGACGTGTCGCAGGCCGAGGCGCGGCTGAGCCGCGGCCAGGCCGATCTCAGCGCGGTGGAGGCCGATCTCCAGATCGCCCGCGATCGCTTCGCCCGCCTCGTCGGCGCGCCTGCCGGGGCGCAGCTGCGTCCGGTCCGGCCGCTGCAGGCGCTGCTGCCGCAGAGCCGCGAGGCCGCTCGCGACGTCGCGGGGACGGGCAATCCTGCCGTCCTCGCCGCCATGGAACAGGTGCGCGCCGCCGATGCGGCCGTGCGCATCGCCCAGGGGCAGATGCTGCCGCAACTCGCCGTCCAGGGGCAGGTGTCGCGCGACTACGACACGGCCACCGACACCCGCCGCGTCGACAGCGCCCAGATGGTCGGCCGCGTTACCGTTCCGCTCTATAGCGGCGGCGGTCAGGAGGCGCAGGTGCGGCAGGCGCAGGAACTGCTTGGCGCCGCCCGCCTGCAGCTCGATTCCGCCCGCCTGCAGGCCCGCTCGGCGGCCTTCGCCGGTTACACGGCCTATCTGAACGCCGGCGCGACCATTCGCGCCGCCACCGCCGAGTCGCAGGCGGCGCAGGTCAGCGTCGAGGGCATGCAGAAGCAGGTGGACGCGGGTGTACGCACCCTCGTCGAGCTGCTCAACGCCCAGCAGGACCTCGTCATCGCCCGCGGCCGTCTGATCCAGGCCCACGGCGACCGCATCGTCGCGACCTTCACCATCCTCGCGGCCACCGGCCGCCTCGAGCCGGCGCGGCTCGGCATCGCCAGCCTCGTCCCGGCCGGGCAGCCGGTGGCGCCGGCGCGGTCGGACTGGGATGTGCGCGGCGATGCCTGGCACGACCTCAGGACCGTTCCGCCGGCCGAGACGCGGCCGAGCCAACAAAAGCGCAGTGGAAACTGA
- a CDS encoding efflux RND transporter permease subunit encodes MNKIFEFALTQRILMVLLAGVLCLAGSIAFMRLNIEAYPDPVPPMVNVITQAPGLSSEEIERYITVPIESVTAGLQNLKLIRTTSVFGLSDVKLQFTYDVTYEVALQRVLNQLSLLSGLPNGAQPQISPLSPIGEIFRYRLVGPADYSVTDLNTLQNWVLQRRFRSIPGVVDAIGWGGKSKAYEVTVDFNKLLAYGLTMPQLMSALQNSNQNVGGNTVSLGAQSGVIRGVGLISSLEDLADTFIANVGGTAVRVRDIATVTIGHKTRLGIAGQNNDDDIVQGIVLMRRGEQSRPTIERVLAEVQRINNGGILPPGVRIERIYDRKELIDITTHTVLHSASFGIALIFIVQWLFLGNFRSAVIVALTIPFALAFAVTLMVVRGESANLLSVGAVDFGLIVDAAVIMTENIFRMLSERSHEKETHGIKEDASTDLRGRIHTILTASNQVGTAIIFSCLIIVTSFLPLFTMQGVEGHIFSPMAKTYAYALSGGLICAFFVTPALAVFLLRGHLSEKETFIVRGIRAVYEPMLARAVAHRGITMVCAVLLLAVSLLAGRTLGLEFLPKLEEGNLWIRATLNPTISLEEGNQYANRIRRVIASYPEVQSVVSQQGRTDDGTEVASFNNVEFFTPLKPPEQWRKGVDKSKLIEQMLAELTRTFPGVDFNFSQYLEDNVSEAASGVKGENAIKLFGNNLEVATEQAEKVRRVLASVRGIDDLAVFTVLGQPTLTIRIDRLAAGRYGLSPGDINTAIRTAIGGDTPGDFFEPGSDRRFPIIVRLAPEFRQSPEAILNLRIGAVDGSGTVTQIPLSEVASVNLVSGAAAIYREQQQRYIPIRFSVRDRDLGSAIQEAQTKMAEQVQLPAGMRMEWAGEFENLQNAIARLQVVVPITLLLIAFLLFANFNSIVDTLLALSVVPLAMVGGIFSLVLTGTPFGVSAAIGFIALVGVSVMEGIIVISYFNSLVGAGRDRVEAAIECGRVRMRPVLITCVAACVGLLPAALNTGIGSQVQRPLAFVVVGGILVAPFLILIILPALIALVSRRTRDESEVVT; translated from the coding sequence ATGAACAAGATCTTCGAGTTCGCCCTGACGCAGCGGATCCTGATGGTCCTGCTGGCCGGCGTCCTGTGCCTTGCCGGCTCCATCGCCTTCATGCGGCTCAACATCGAGGCCTATCCCGACCCCGTGCCGCCGATGGTGAACGTCATCACCCAGGCGCCAGGGCTCTCCTCCGAGGAGATCGAGCGCTACATCACGGTGCCCATCGAGTCGGTGACCGCCGGCCTGCAGAACCTCAAGCTGATCCGCACCACCTCCGTCTTCGGCCTATCGGACGTGAAGCTGCAGTTCACCTATGACGTCACCTACGAGGTGGCGCTCCAGCGCGTGCTGAACCAGCTGTCGCTGCTCTCGGGTCTGCCCAACGGCGCGCAGCCGCAGATCTCGCCTCTCAGCCCCATCGGCGAGATCTTCCGCTATCGCCTCGTCGGCCCGGCCGACTATTCGGTGACCGACCTGAACACGCTGCAGAACTGGGTGCTGCAGCGCCGCTTCCGCTCCATCCCCGGCGTCGTCGACGCCATCGGCTGGGGCGGCAAGAGCAAGGCCTACGAGGTCACCGTCGATTTCAACAAGCTGCTCGCCTATGGCCTGACCATGCCGCAGCTCATGTCGGCGCTGCAGAATTCCAACCAGAACGTCGGCGGCAACACCGTTTCGCTCGGCGCCCAGTCCGGCGTCATCCGCGGCGTCGGCCTCATCTCGTCGCTCGAGGACCTCGCCGACACCTTCATCGCCAATGTCGGCGGCACGGCCGTGCGCGTGCGCGACATCGCGACCGTCACCATCGGCCACAAGACGCGCCTCGGCATTGCCGGCCAGAACAACGACGACGACATCGTCCAGGGCATCGTGCTGATGCGCCGCGGCGAACAGAGCCGCCCGACCATCGAGCGCGTGCTGGCGGAGGTCCAGCGGATCAACAATGGCGGCATCCTGCCGCCGGGCGTGCGCATCGAGCGCATCTACGACCGCAAGGAACTCATCGACATCACCACCCACACGGTGCTGCACAGCGCCTCCTTCGGCATCGCGCTGATCTTCATCGTGCAGTGGCTGTTCCTCGGCAATTTCCGCTCGGCGGTCATCGTCGCGCTGACCATCCCCTTCGCGCTGGCCTTCGCGGTGACGCTCATGGTGGTCCGCGGCGAATCCGCCAACCTGCTCTCCGTCGGCGCGGTCGATTTCGGCCTGATCGTCGATGCGGCGGTCATTATGACCGAGAACATCTTCCGCATGCTCTCCGAACGAAGTCACGAGAAGGAGACGCATGGGATCAAGGAGGATGCATCAACCGATCTGCGCGGCCGCATCCACACGATCCTGACCGCCTCCAACCAGGTCGGCACGGCGATCATCTTCTCCTGCCTCATCATCGTGACGAGCTTCCTGCCGCTCTTCACCATGCAGGGCGTCGAGGGGCACATCTTCTCGCCCATGGCGAAGACCTATGCCTATGCCCTGTCCGGCGGCCTGATCTGCGCCTTCTTCGTCACCCCGGCGCTCGCCGTCTTCCTGCTGCGCGGCCACCTGTCGGAGAAGGAGACCTTCATCGTCCGCGGCATCCGCGCCGTCTACGAGCCGATGCTCGCCCGCGCGGTCGCCCATCGCGGCATCACAATGGTCTGCGCAGTCCTGCTGCTGGCCGTGTCGCTGCTCGCCGGCCGGACCCTCGGCCTCGAATTCCTGCCGAAGCTGGAAGAGGGCAACCTCTGGATCCGCGCCACGCTGAACCCGACCATCTCGCTGGAGGAGGGTAACCAGTACGCCAACCGCATCCGGCGTGTGATCGCCAGCTATCCGGAGGTGCAGAGCGTCGTCTCCCAGCAGGGCCGCACCGATGACGGCACCGAGGTGGCCAGCTTCAACAATGTCGAGTTCTTCACGCCGCTCAAGCCGCCCGAGCAATGGCGCAAGGGCGTCGACAAGAGCAAGCTGATCGAGCAGATGCTCGCCGAGCTGACGCGCACGTTCCCGGGCGTTGATTTCAACTTCTCGCAGTATCTCGAGGACAATGTCTCCGAGGCGGCCTCGGGCGTGAAGGGCGAGAACGCCATCAAGCTCTTCGGCAACAATCTCGAGGTGGCCACCGAACAGGCCGAGAAGGTCCGCCGGGTGCTCGCCAGCGTGCGGGGCATTGACGACCTCGCCGTCTTCACCGTGCTCGGCCAGCCGACGCTGACCATCCGCATCGACCGGCTCGCGGCGGGGCGCTACGGTCTCAGCCCCGGCGACATCAACACGGCCATCCGCACCGCGATCGGCGGCGACACGCCCGGTGACTTTTTCGAGCCCGGCAGCGACCGTCGCTTCCCCATCATCGTCCGCCTCGCGCCAGAGTTCCGCCAGAGCCCCGAGGCCATCCTCAACCTGCGCATCGGCGCGGTCGATGGGTCGGGGACGGTCACGCAGATCCCGCTCAGCGAGGTGGCCTCCGTCAACCTCGTCTCCGGTGCCGCCGCCATCTATCGCGAGCAGCAGCAGCGCTACATCCCCATCCGCTTCTCGGTGCGCGACCGCGATCTCGGCTCCGCCATCCAGGAGGCGCAGACCAAGATGGCCGAGCAGGTCCAGCTGCCTGCGGGCATGCGCATGGAATGGGCTGGCGAGTTCGAGAACCTGCAGAACGCCATTGCGCGCCTGCAGGTGGTGGTGCCGATCACCCTGCTGCTGATCGCCTTCCTGCTCTTCGCCAACTTCAACTCCATCGTCGACACGCTGCTGGCGCTCTCGGTCGTGCCGCTCGCCATGGTCGGTGGCATCTTCTCGCTGGTGCTGACCGGGACCCCCTTCGGCGTCTCCGCCGCCATCGGCTTCATCGCGCTGGTCGGCGTGTCGGTGATGGAGGGCATCATCGTCATCTCCTACTTCAACAGCCTCGTGGGCGCCGGCCGCGACCGTGTCGAGGCGGCGATCGAATGCGGTCGGGTGCGCATGAGGCCTGTGCTCATCACCTGCGTCGCGGCTTGCGTCGGCCTCCTCCCGGCGGCTCTCAACACCGGCATCGGCAGCCAGGTGCAGCGCCCGCTGGCCTTCGTCGTGGTCGGCGGCATCCTCGTCGCGCCCTTCCTCATCCTCATCATCCTGCCGGCCCTGATCGCGCTGGTGTCGCGCCGCACCCGCGACGAGAGCGAGGTGGTCACATGA